The Thermosynechococcus sp. genome has a segment encoding these proteins:
- a CDS encoding DUF1823 family protein: MSPPDSQLPPLTATTLWQILNEELDDATVNRLLWHCLGYRYDAHSQTWRSDRVSAQWRQEYPQPPDFIGSRPAIVKLTRSIPPAHKQLLKERLGFAGYEIKELNPRRTRRATAVNWLLSYMATQEEAQAK, translated from the coding sequence ATGAGCCCTCCCGATTCGCAACTACCTCCCCTAACGGCAACGACCTTGTGGCAAATCCTCAATGAGGAACTGGATGATGCCACGGTCAATCGGCTGCTGTGGCACTGCTTGGGCTACCGGTATGACGCCCACAGCCAAACTTGGCGCAGCGATCGCGTCTCTGCGCAATGGCGGCAAGAATATCCCCAACCCCCCGACTTCATTGGCAGCCGCCCGGCTATTGTCAAGCTCACCCGCTCCATTCCCCCTGCCCACAAGCAGCTTCTCAAGGAGCGATTGGGCTTTGCCGGTTACGAAATTAAGGAACTCAACCCCCGCCGTACCCGCCGTGCCACTGCTGTCAATTGGCTCCTCAGCTACATGGCCACTCAAGAGGAAGCTCAGGCAAAGTAA
- a CDS encoding DUF1997 domain-containing protein: protein MTDAQYGTNLPPFIFHNQFRGWMEVYAPVLRYETYLNNHQDWFHRCAHPMKAEPVGKHGYILTIGRYGSHGYEVEPKIGLHLLPQEQGVYRIETIPVPEQPFLNYEVNFQAAMALVPMRANPTTDRDLLALNILDYTRVNWELDLRVEMYFPRFIYRLPHGLIQGTGNRVLAQIVRQVSYRLTAKVQDDFHKTIGLDIGQRWRRKRFHAERVRTLTPTPAPGPDTPDEPEPPAA, encoded by the coding sequence ATGACGGACGCCCAATACGGGACGAACCTACCCCCTTTTATTTTTCACAACCAATTCCGAGGCTGGATGGAAGTCTATGCGCCAGTGTTACGCTATGAAACCTACCTCAACAACCATCAAGACTGGTTCCATCGTTGTGCCCACCCCATGAAAGCAGAGCCGGTGGGCAAGCATGGCTACATTCTCACCATTGGTCGCTACGGTTCCCATGGCTATGAAGTGGAACCTAAAATTGGACTGCACCTGCTGCCCCAAGAGCAGGGGGTCTATCGCATTGAAACAATTCCTGTGCCCGAGCAGCCGTTTTTGAACTACGAGGTGAATTTTCAAGCGGCAATGGCCTTGGTACCGATGCGCGCCAACCCCACAACGGATAGGGACCTGCTGGCCTTGAACATCCTTGACTACACCCGGGTGAATTGGGAATTGGATTTGCGGGTGGAAATGTACTTTCCGCGGTTTATCTACCGTTTGCCCCATGGTCTGATTCAGGGGACAGGTAACCGCGTCTTGGCTCAAATTGTCCGCCAAGTGTCCTACCGCCTAACGGCAAAAGTCCAAGACGACTTCCACAAAACCATTGGCCTGGACATAGGCCAACGCTGGCGACGCAAACGCTTCCATGCTGAGCGGGTGCGCACCCTTACCCCTACCCCTGCCCCAGGGCCTGATACGCCTGATGAGCCTGAGCCACCTGCTGCTTGA
- a CDS encoding cell wall metabolism sensor histidine kinase WalK, with the protein MLQKLQLTAQRWQQLRPTRRGIVIIALPVCCLLGTVGILMWFSASIASYEGWVRHTQRVKIEGRELLNLLIDAETSVRGYQLTGQPGFLEPYHSAAAELPLTLENLEDLIRDNPTQLAHFQQLKSLVTQVFEILAQHVALRLDPFSEEATQRHYLAQQLEQAKQAMDRAHAAIDAFLMEEERLLLERQERLEALRRMNSFVLVVAVVVGLGSSGLAIYWFQQLHQELDRRGRRLEAACDRLARFTANASHELRAPIAAILSHAQVGLLLAQEAPEQSQLRLEKIATLAKFMGQLVNDLLFLARYEGVSSPNFTESFELVTLLEQVAQQWQETCTASHGFHLELPSISAVVKGDRDLIKQAILNLLRNADRYTPAGGTITLRLEVAEHFAVIEVSDTGMGISATALPHIFDYFYRDERVRQRGINGSGLGLAIVRQIVDLHQGRIAVVSQEDHGSTFSISLPLASN; encoded by the coding sequence ATGCTGCAGAAACTCCAGCTAACGGCCCAGAGATGGCAGCAACTGCGCCCCACTCGGCGGGGAATAGTCATCATTGCACTGCCGGTTTGCTGCCTCTTGGGTACCGTGGGGATACTGATGTGGTTCAGCGCCAGCATTGCTAGTTACGAGGGCTGGGTGCGTCACACGCAACGAGTGAAAATTGAAGGACGCGAGCTACTGAATCTCCTTATTGATGCTGAAACCAGTGTACGGGGCTATCAACTGACTGGTCAGCCGGGTTTTCTGGAGCCGTATCATAGTGCTGCGGCTGAGCTACCTTTGACCCTAGAAAATCTAGAGGACCTGATCAGGGATAATCCTACACAACTAGCACACTTTCAGCAGCTCAAATCCCTAGTCACACAAGTCTTCGAGATTCTGGCACAACATGTTGCACTTCGGCTTGATCCATTCTCAGAGGAAGCAACACAACGCCACTATCTTGCTCAGCAACTGGAGCAGGCAAAACAAGCGATGGATCGCGCCCATGCAGCGATTGATGCATTTTTGATGGAAGAAGAACGGCTTTTGCTCGAACGCCAGGAACGCTTAGAGGCGTTGCGGCGAATGAATAGCTTTGTTCTTGTTGTGGCGGTTGTTGTCGGACTAGGAAGTAGTGGCCTAGCCATATATTGGTTTCAACAGCTTCATCAAGAACTGGATCGACGGGGACGCCGCCTAGAGGCGGCCTGCGATCGCTTGGCTCGCTTTACGGCCAATGCCTCCCATGAGTTGCGGGCGCCCATTGCTGCCATTTTAAGCCATGCTCAAGTGGGACTCCTGCTGGCGCAGGAAGCCCCTGAGCAATCCCAACTTCGGCTAGAAAAAATAGCAACATTAGCCAAGTTCATGGGGCAACTGGTCAACGATCTATTGTTTCTTGCCCGTTATGAAGGAGTATCATCTCCTAATTTCACAGAATCTTTTGAATTGGTAACATTGCTGGAACAAGTTGCCCAACAATGGCAGGAAACCTGCACAGCAAGTCATGGGTTCCACCTTGAACTACCCTCAATCTCCGCAGTAGTTAAGGGCGATCGCGACCTAATTAAACAGGCGATTCTTAATTTGCTGCGCAATGCTGACCGCTATACACCGGCAGGTGGAACCATTACCCTGCGCCTGGAAGTTGCAGAGCATTTTGCTGTAATTGAGGTCAGTGATACTGGCATGGGCATTAGTGCCACGGCCCTTCCCCACATTTTCGATTATTTCTATCGCGATGAACGGGTGCGGCAGCGGGGCATCAACGGTTCAGGGCTAGGACTGGCAATTGTCCGCCAAATTGTGGATCTGCATCAAGGCAGGATCGCTGTTGTCAGCCAAGAGGATCACGGCTCAACCTTTAGCATTAGCCTACCCCTGGCCTCTAACTGA
- a CDS encoding YlxR family protein — MAVRQRRCVACGRVADRSQFWRIVRCWPDQTVQLDRGMGRSAYLCPTAECLKVAKQKKRLARSLRCPIPEEIFTALAARLDAHGNHD; from the coding sequence ATGGCTGTTCGCCAACGCCGCTGTGTTGCCTGTGGCCGGGTGGCCGATCGCTCGCAGTTCTGGCGGATTGTTCGCTGCTGGCCCGATCAAACGGTGCAGTTGGATCGGGGGATGGGGCGATCGGCCTATCTGTGTCCCACGGCTGAGTGTCTTAAGGTGGCCAAACAAAAAAAACGCTTGGCGCGATCGCTCCGCTGTCCCATTCCTGAGGAGATTTTTACAGCCCTTGCTGCTCGTTTAGATGCCCATGGCAACCATGACTGA
- a CDS encoding glycosyltransferase, which translates to MGSLSNGWFTFRYITIQFIEAPPMPPVTPWLAVEHLDKPWIFWPLFLMVVLSSVVLRWGNVQQQWARVIVVGSVIALMLHYLLWRSLATLNLRTPPEAALSLLLLGIEGFMMAGYGLQLYLLLHIKNRRPEADAAALAVKSGHYQPWVDIFIPTYNEPLTILQRTIVGCQALDYPHKRIYVLDDTRRPALRELAYKLGCEYLSRPDNRHAKAGNLNHALAQTQGELIAVFDADFVPTRNFLTRTVGFFQAPDIGLVQTYQSFYNPDPIARNLGLEEHLPQEVEIFSRHYQVLRDGIETALCYGSSFVVRRSALEAIGGFVTASLSEDYYTGIQLAAGGYRLIYLNESLSAGLCAEDMAAHIRQRQRWARGTLQGFFIAANPLRVANLTWLQRLAHLEGMTQWFHSPLRLFLLLLPLMAAFWGIVPLETTLRQWLYYFVPYYWLLLSTFRWLNCHSRSALVSDLYAVVQCVPLTLTVIQTLLRPFGHRFWVTPKGRYGDRYHFQWHLGAPLLVLFVLSVVAAVVNWQTLHTKGLLLAWVWNLYNLLILALALYSLIERPRPDPYDWLNVQQTVELHLAWDRTTALWGRTIRLSDGGALVHLHQPLPPSAMGVPLTCRLLEAGIDLSGQIVNMPNPTTLKIGFDPLTPAQYRQLITFLFCEPNRWQWQQAPTELQTLWLLLRALVLPPLSCQRQHLRPAPQAKQHQGIVSVAIAKRNHGQSNH; encoded by the coding sequence ATGGGATCTCTGTCCAACGGTTGGTTTACATTTCGTTACATTACTATTCAATTCATTGAGGCTCCACCGATGCCACCTGTCACACCTTGGCTCGCCGTTGAACACTTAGACAAGCCATGGATTTTTTGGCCATTGTTCTTGATGGTGGTTCTCAGCAGTGTCGTTTTGCGCTGGGGAAACGTGCAGCAGCAGTGGGCGCGGGTTATTGTTGTTGGCAGTGTGATAGCCTTAATGCTGCACTATCTGCTGTGGCGATCGCTAGCCACCCTGAATCTGCGCACGCCCCCAGAGGCTGCCCTTAGCCTACTCCTACTGGGCATTGAAGGTTTTATGATGGCGGGCTATGGCCTGCAACTCTACCTCCTCCTGCACATCAAAAATCGTCGTCCTGAAGCCGATGCCGCTGCCCTTGCAGTCAAAAGTGGCCACTACCAGCCGTGGGTGGATATTTTTATTCCCACCTACAATGAACCTCTGACGATTTTGCAACGTACAATTGTCGGTTGCCAAGCCCTTGATTATCCCCACAAACGTATTTATGTTCTTGATGATACTCGTCGCCCTGCCCTACGGGAATTGGCCTATAAGCTAGGCTGTGAGTATCTCAGCCGTCCAGACAATCGCCATGCCAAAGCGGGCAATCTCAACCATGCCCTTGCCCAAACTCAGGGTGAGCTCATTGCGGTCTTTGATGCTGATTTTGTTCCCACCCGCAACTTTCTCACCCGCACGGTGGGCTTTTTTCAGGCTCCCGATATTGGCCTTGTGCAGACCTACCAGAGCTTTTACAATCCTGACCCCATTGCCCGCAATCTTGGCCTAGAGGAGCATTTGCCCCAAGAGGTGGAAATCTTTTCGCGTCACTATCAAGTGCTGCGGGATGGCATCGAAACGGCCTTGTGCTACGGCAGTTCTTTTGTGGTGCGGCGATCGGCCCTAGAGGCCATTGGCGGCTTTGTCACTGCATCTCTCAGTGAGGACTACTACACCGGCATCCAATTGGCAGCGGGCGGTTATCGGCTGATTTACTTGAATGAAAGCCTGAGTGCGGGACTGTGTGCGGAGGACATGGCGGCTCACATTCGTCAACGCCAACGCTGGGCACGGGGGACGCTTCAGGGCTTTTTTATTGCTGCCAACCCGCTGCGGGTAGCCAATCTCACCTGGCTGCAGCGCCTTGCCCACCTAGAGGGCATGACCCAGTGGTTTCACAGTCCGCTGCGTTTGTTCTTGCTGCTGTTGCCCTTAATGGCTGCCTTTTGGGGGATCGTGCCCCTGGAAACAACACTGCGGCAGTGGCTTTACTATTTTGTGCCCTACTACTGGCTGCTACTCAGTACCTTCCGCTGGCTCAATTGTCACAGTCGTTCGGCTCTGGTCTCAGATCTCTATGCTGTTGTCCAATGTGTGCCCCTGACATTGACCGTGATTCAGACACTGTTGCGTCCCTTTGGTCACCGTTTTTGGGTAACACCGAAGGGGAGGTATGGCGATCGCTACCATTTTCAGTGGCACCTAGGGGCACCGCTACTCGTACTTTTTGTGCTCTCAGTTGTTGCTGCTGTAGTGAATTGGCAGACATTACACACCAAGGGGCTACTCCTGGCTTGGGTCTGGAATCTTTACAACTTGCTGATTCTTGCCCTTGCCCTCTACAGCCTCATCGAACGCCCCCGCCCCGATCCCTACGATTGGCTCAATGTACAGCAAACCGTTGAACTCCATCTGGCTTGGGATCGAACCACTGCCCTCTGGGGCAGGACGATTCGCCTTTCTGACGGGGGGGCTCTCGTTCATCTACATCAACCCCTCCCCCCCTCCGCAATGGGTGTGCCCCTCACCTGTCGGCTGTTGGAGGCCGGCATTGACCTCAGCGGCCAAATTGTGAACATGCCCAATCCAACGACCCTCAAGATTGGCTTCGATCCCCTCACTCCGGCTCAATATCGGCAATTGATCACGTTCCTTTTCTGTGAACCCAACCGCTGGCAATGGCAACAAGCCCCCACTGAATTGCAGACCCTGTGGCTGCTCCTGCGAGCTCTCGTCTTGCCTCCCTTGAGTTGCCAGCGACAGCACCTACGACCTGCCCCTCAGGCAAAGCAACATCAGGGCATTGTATCTGTTGCTATTGCCAAACGAAACCATGGACAAAGCAATCATTAA
- the rimP gene encoding ribosome maturation factor RimP, translating to MLLPVVQTLAQQVAAQENLDLVSVQWLTHQSPPILRVEVRHPENDTSLGDCERLSRALEMALDGLAELEFAYILEVSSPGLSDYLSSDRDFDAFRGFPVRVTTTAPHRGKTLWEGNLIRRDEVNVYLNQRGRSLAIPRSLIASVQLYTPSSEP from the coding sequence ATGCTTTTGCCTGTGGTGCAAACCCTTGCCCAGCAGGTTGCCGCCCAAGAAAACCTTGATCTGGTGAGTGTGCAGTGGCTTACCCATCAATCGCCCCCCATTTTGCGGGTGGAGGTGCGCCATCCTGAGAACGACACCAGCTTAGGGGATTGCGAGCGGCTGAGTCGGGCCCTGGAGATGGCTTTGGATGGGCTGGCAGAGTTGGAGTTTGCCTACATTCTCGAGGTGTCGAGTCCCGGCCTGTCAGACTACCTGAGTAGCGATCGCGACTTTGATGCCTTTCGTGGCTTTCCGGTACGGGTCACGACCACCGCACCCCATCGGGGTAAAACCCTTTGGGAGGGCAACCTGATTCGCCGTGACGAGGTGAATGTCTATCTCAATCAACGGGGGCGATCGCTGGCGATTCCGCGGTCACTCATTGCCAGTGTCCAACTGTACACCCCCAGCAGTGAGCCTTAG
- the rppA gene encoding two-component system response regulator RppA, translated as MRILFVEDDPEQLEPLSTALSHTGHLVDGVQEGETAQWLMQEKTYDLLILDWMLPKVSGLELCTQCRQQGKNTPILLLTAKDTTADKVMGLDAGADDYLIKPVDVMELLARVRALGRRSPQWLGDQLHLHDLTLDLPSMKLKRGDRTLLLSRREYQFLEFFLRHPGQVITREQLELNLWEWDNQPESNAVSTQIRRLRRRLEEVGCADWLETIYGIGYRLQANS; from the coding sequence ATGCGGATTCTATTTGTAGAAGATGATCCTGAGCAACTAGAGCCATTGAGTACTGCACTCTCCCATACGGGGCATTTGGTAGATGGAGTGCAAGAGGGAGAAACCGCTCAATGGTTGATGCAGGAAAAAACCTATGACCTGTTGATTTTGGACTGGATGCTGCCTAAGGTGAGCGGCCTTGAGCTGTGCACCCAGTGCCGCCAACAGGGAAAGAACACGCCAATTCTGTTGCTTACTGCCAAAGACACCACTGCCGATAAGGTGATGGGGCTCGATGCAGGCGCCGATGACTATCTAATTAAACCAGTGGATGTCATGGAATTGTTAGCGCGGGTGCGTGCCCTTGGTCGCCGATCGCCCCAATGGCTGGGAGATCAACTGCATTTACACGATTTAACCCTTGATCTGCCCTCGATGAAGCTAAAGCGGGGCGATCGCACCCTCTTGCTCTCCAGACGGGAATACCAGTTTTTAGAATTTTTCCTGCGTCATCCAGGCCAGGTGATCACTCGTGAACAATTAGAGCTAAATCTTTGGGAGTGGGATAACCAACCGGAGAGCAATGCGGTGAGTACACAAATTCGGCGGTTGCGCCGCCGTCTTGAGGAAGTGGGATGTGCCGATTGGCTAGAGACAATTTACGGCATCGGCTACCGCTTACAAGCCAATTCCTAA
- the nusA gene encoding transcription termination factor NusA codes for MTIYRLPGLRAMINEISQERNLPKHAVHQALKEALLKGYERYRRSLRPDHSHFEEDHFANFEVELDTEQEGFRILATKTIKETVENPDREIALADVIEVVQDARVGDTVLLDVTPDHQEFGRMAAMQTKQVLAQKLRDQQRRLIQEEFKELEGTVLMGRVLRFERRSVIMAVRSDASQPEVEAELPKWEQLPNDNYRANSTFKVYLKRVKEGPQRGPQLEVSRADAGLVVYLFANEVPEIEDEVVRIVAIAREANPPTHKVGPRTKIAVDTLERDVDPVGACIGARGSRIQAVVNELRGEKIDVIRWSPDPATYIANSLSPAPVEEVRLINPEARIAHVLVAPDKVSQAIGKEGQNVRLATRLTGWKIEVRDSSQYNYEEEDRLAMAALAEPLEEQVAS; via the coding sequence ATGACCATCTATCGCTTACCCGGCCTACGGGCCATGATCAATGAAATCAGCCAAGAGCGGAATTTGCCCAAGCACGCAGTGCATCAAGCCCTCAAGGAAGCACTGCTCAAGGGATACGAACGCTATCGCCGCAGTCTGCGCCCAGATCATAGCCACTTTGAGGAGGATCACTTTGCCAACTTTGAAGTGGAACTAGATACGGAGCAGGAGGGCTTTCGGATTTTGGCCACCAAAACCATTAAAGAAACAGTAGAGAACCCCGATCGCGAGATTGCTCTTGCCGATGTGATTGAGGTGGTACAGGATGCCCGCGTCGGCGATACGGTGCTGTTGGATGTTACCCCCGACCATCAAGAATTTGGCCGCATGGCGGCGATGCAAACCAAGCAAGTGTTGGCACAAAAATTACGGGATCAACAGCGTCGCCTCATCCAAGAGGAATTCAAAGAGCTTGAGGGCACCGTTCTCATGGGCCGCGTCCTCCGTTTTGAGCGGCGATCGGTGATTATGGCGGTGCGCAGCGATGCTAGCCAACCGGAAGTGGAGGCCGAACTGCCGAAATGGGAACAACTTCCCAACGACAACTACCGCGCCAACTCCACCTTTAAGGTGTACCTCAAGCGCGTCAAAGAGGGCCCCCAACGTGGCCCCCAATTGGAGGTTTCCCGTGCCGATGCCGGCTTGGTGGTCTATCTCTTTGCCAATGAGGTGCCAGAAATTGAGGACGAGGTGGTGCGGATTGTGGCCATTGCCCGCGAGGCCAATCCACCCACCCACAAAGTTGGTCCCCGCACCAAAATTGCGGTGGATACCTTAGAGCGCGATGTGGATCCGGTGGGGGCCTGTATTGGGGCACGGGGATCTCGCATTCAAGCAGTGGTGAATGAACTGCGGGGCGAAAAAATTGATGTGATCCGCTGGTCACCGGATCCAGCTACCTATATTGCCAATTCCCTCAGTCCAGCGCCGGTGGAGGAGGTGCGGCTAATCAACCCCGAGGCCCGCATTGCCCATGTCCTTGTGGCCCCCGATAAGGTCTCCCAAGCCATTGGTAAGGAAGGCCAAAATGTGCGCTTAGCAACTCGCCTAACAGGCTGGAAAATTGAGGTGCGCGATAGCTCCCAATACAACTACGAAGAGGAGGACCGCTTAGCCATGGCCGCCCTGGCAGAACCCCTCGAAGAACAGGTTGCCAGTTAG
- the arsJ gene encoding organoarsenical effux MFS transporter ArsJ — protein MAVSTSVRNYMIVTLAYWGFTITDGALRMLVLLYFNQIGYTPLQIAFLFLFYEVFGIVTNFLGGWMGSRFGLNVTLYAGIGLQVISLIMLTPLTQQWPLWFAVPYVMAAQAMSGVAKDLTKMSSKSAIRLVVPQQAESRLFKWVAILTGSKNALKGVGFFVGSVLLTLVGFTASLWIMAIALLLILFTAGLLPRGMGQIKKTIKFRQLFAKSKEINILSAARFFLFGARDVWFVVGLPVYLQSVLNWSFYEVGGFLALWVIGYGGVQSSAPVLLKYLNRGRPPQAATIQFWTFTLTVVPAVIAFGLMSNWNPNAVIIGGLFLFGLVFAMNSAVHSYLVLAYTDDEKVALNVGFYYMANSGGRLAGTVLSGLIYQIWGIVGCLWVSMVFVLCAGLISLTLEDPKRQQPYPSLAVGDGE, from the coding sequence ATGGCTGTGTCCACCAGTGTCCGCAACTATATGATTGTTACCCTCGCCTATTGGGGGTTTACGATTACCGATGGCGCACTGCGGATGCTAGTGCTGCTCTACTTTAACCAGATTGGCTACACACCGCTGCAAATTGCCTTCCTATTTCTCTTTTATGAAGTTTTTGGCATTGTCACCAACTTTCTCGGTGGCTGGATGGGTTCCCGGTTCGGGCTGAATGTCACCCTCTACGCGGGTATTGGCCTGCAGGTGATCTCGCTGATCATGCTTACGCCCCTCACCCAACAATGGCCCCTGTGGTTTGCGGTGCCCTATGTGATGGCAGCACAGGCAATGTCGGGGGTGGCCAAAGACCTGACAAAGATGAGTTCTAAGAGTGCCATTCGCTTAGTGGTGCCCCAACAGGCAGAGTCGCGGCTCTTTAAGTGGGTGGCAATTCTTACAGGTTCTAAAAATGCCCTCAAGGGGGTGGGCTTCTTTGTGGGCAGTGTGCTGTTAACGTTGGTGGGCTTTACAGCGTCTCTGTGGATCATGGCGATCGCCCTGCTGCTCATCCTATTCACTGCAGGGTTATTACCGCGGGGGATGGGGCAGATCAAAAAGACAATCAAATTTCGGCAACTGTTTGCCAAGAGCAAGGAGATCAACATCCTCTCCGCCGCCCGCTTTTTCCTCTTTGGGGCACGGGATGTCTGGTTTGTGGTGGGTCTGCCGGTCTATTTGCAAAGCGTCCTCAACTGGTCATTTTATGAAGTGGGGGGCTTTCTCGCTTTGTGGGTCATTGGCTATGGCGGTGTCCAGTCCTCAGCGCCAGTTCTGTTGAAATACCTCAATCGCGGTCGCCCTCCCCAAGCGGCCACGATTCAGTTTTGGACATTTACGCTGACAGTTGTGCCAGCAGTGATTGCTTTCGGCTTGATGAGCAACTGGAATCCCAATGCCGTCATTATTGGTGGGTTGTTTCTCTTTGGCTTGGTTTTTGCCATGAATTCGGCAGTCCACTCCTACTTGGTGCTAGCCTACACCGACGATGAAAAAGTAGCCTTGAATGTTGGCTTCTACTACATGGCCAACTCTGGGGGGCGACTAGCGGGAACTGTCCTCTCTGGCCTCATTTATCAAATTTGGGGCATTGTCGGCTGTCTGTGGGTTTCAATGGTCTTTGTCCTCTGTGCCGGCCTCATTTCCTTAACGCTCGAGGATCCGAAGCGGCAGCAGCCTTACCCCTCCTTGGCGGTGGGCGATGGTGAATAA
- a CDS encoding bifunctional 4-hydroxy-2-oxoglutarate aldolase/2-dehydro-3-deoxy-phosphogluconate aldolase → MLAQLQFLQPLPLIAVVRAPDPVQAIARAQMYIQAGFTCLEVTWTTPDAALVLQQLRQDHAHCTIGAASLQTPPMAEAAIAAGAQFLVTPHTAIEVVPLAKDANCPLILGALTPTEVLYAWQSGATAVKIFPIIAVGGASYLQALRPLFAEIPLIPCGGIGWEDVVPLWRAGAIAIAMGSQLGTDLTRLKQQVAQAHQAYQALGQG, encoded by the coding sequence ATGTTAGCGCAGTTACAGTTCCTGCAGCCTTTGCCCCTGATTGCCGTGGTGCGTGCCCCTGATCCGGTCCAAGCGATCGCCCGCGCTCAAATGTATATTCAAGCGGGCTTTACTTGCCTAGAGGTGACTTGGACAACTCCCGACGCTGCTTTGGTGTTGCAGCAACTGCGTCAAGACCATGCCCACTGCACCATCGGAGCGGCTAGCCTACAGACGCCACCCATGGCGGAGGCGGCGATCGCGGCGGGTGCCCAATTTTTAGTGACCCCCCATACAGCCATAGAGGTGGTGCCCCTTGCCAAGGATGCCAACTGTCCTCTGATTCTGGGTGCACTGACCCCCACGGAAGTTCTCTATGCTTGGCAATCTGGGGCAACGGCCGTGAAGATTTTTCCAATCATAGCAGTGGGGGGTGCGAGCTACCTGCAGGCCTTGCGACCCTTGTTTGCTGAAATTCCCTTAATCCCCTGTGGAGGCATTGGTTGGGAAGATGTGGTGCCCCTCTGGCGTGCCGGCGCGATCGCCATCGCCATGGGCAGCCAACTGGGTACGGATCTGACGAGACTCAAGCAGCAGGTGGCTCAGGCTCATCAGGCGTATCAGGCCCTGGGGCAGGGGTAG
- the bioA gene encoding adenosylmethionine--8-amino-7-oxononanoate transaminase: protein MTDSPIWQPFTQMKTAGPPLKVVRAEGACLELSDGRQIIDAISSWWVTLHGHGHPVLAKALYDQAQTLEHVIFAGFTHEPAEQLAQLLCAHTPAGLQRVFFSDNGSTAVEVALKMAYQYWQRRDQPQRSRFIGFAAGYHGDTLGAMTVGQSSPWWQPFQPLLPPLTILPYPATYPGDLEVETKEAEAIAQLELTLKTDPDAYAALFIEPLVQGAGGMRMCRPQFLQAVSEIAKTYGVLVVYDEVMTGFGRTGALFACEKAGTQPDVLCLSKGLSGGCLPIAVTLATEEIYQAFYGDDPARAFFHSHSYTGNPLACAVSVASFQLLLAEPDSYQGLEARHWQCYRQHLADISHLRHFRTCGTIAAMELETEASYFSDLVPQLRRRFIELGVLLRPLGNTLYILPPYCITDAELATVYRAIRQVAIEVAAGYFA, encoded by the coding sequence ATGACTGACTCCCCCATTTGGCAACCCTTTACACAAATGAAAACCGCTGGCCCCCCCCTAAAGGTAGTGCGTGCCGAGGGGGCTTGCCTTGAACTGAGCGACGGCCGTCAGATTATTGATGCCATTTCCAGTTGGTGGGTGACGCTCCATGGCCATGGCCACCCTGTGCTGGCTAAAGCGCTCTACGACCAGGCGCAAACCCTTGAGCACGTCATTTTTGCGGGCTTTACCCACGAGCCAGCGGAGCAGCTTGCTCAACTCCTGTGTGCCCACACCCCAGCAGGATTACAACGGGTCTTTTTTTCCGACAATGGCTCAACGGCTGTGGAAGTGGCGCTGAAGATGGCCTATCAGTATTGGCAGCGGCGAGATCAACCCCAGCGATCGCGCTTCATTGGCTTTGCGGCAGGCTACCATGGCGATACCCTTGGGGCCATGACTGTCGGCCAAAGTTCCCCCTGGTGGCAACCCTTTCAACCGCTGTTGCCCCCCTTGACCATCCTCCCCTACCCCGCCACCTATCCAGGAGATCTAGAGGTTGAAACCAAGGAAGCGGAGGCGATCGCCCAACTGGAGCTCACCCTCAAAACAGACCCTGACGCCTATGCGGCCCTCTTTATTGAGCCCCTGGTACAGGGAGCGGGCGGCATGCGCATGTGTCGTCCCCAGTTTTTGCAAGCGGTTTCTGAGATAGCCAAAACCTATGGCGTTTTAGTGGTCTACGACGAGGTGATGACCGGGTTTGGCCGCACCGGGGCCCTTTTTGCCTGTGAGAAAGCAGGGACGCAACCAGACGTGCTGTGTTTATCCAAAGGGCTATCGGGAGGCTGCTTGCCCATTGCCGTCACGTTGGCCACGGAGGAAATTTACCAAGCCTTTTATGGCGATGACCCCGCCCGTGCCTTCTTCCACAGCCATTCCTATACGGGTAATCCCTTAGCCTGTGCCGTGAGTGTGGCTTCATTCCAGTTACTGCTTGCAGAACCTGACTCTTACCAAGGCCTAGAGGCGCGCCATTGGCAGTGTTATCGGCAGCATCTTGCCGACATCAGTCATCTCCGGCACTTTCGTACCTGTGGCACGATCGCGGCCATGGAATTAGAAACAGAGGCCTCCTACTTTAGCGATCTTGTGCCCCAACTGCGCCGCCGCTTTATTGAGCTGGGGGTACTTTTGCGACCCTTGGGCAATACCCTATATATCCTGCCCCCCTACTGCATTACTGATGCGGAACTAGCCACCGTCTATCGCGCTATCCGCCAAGTGGCGATCGAGGTAGCTGCGGGTTACTTTGCCTGA